In Pseudoalteromonas sp. NC201, a single window of DNA contains:
- a CDS encoding MarR family winged helix-turn-helix transcriptional regulator — translation MNYPQLKLDAQICHRLYMASNGIARAYRASLQKLDLTYPQYVVMMALWEKDEISIAELLEKTAIDGGAMTQILKKMTDKALLSIVKDEKDKRKRVVKLQSRGQDLQHQAATIPEQIRCKFPSIDEQKAQALIELLDSINGDLA, via the coding sequence ATGAACTATCCACAATTAAAACTAGACGCTCAAATCTGCCACCGCCTCTACATGGCTTCCAATGGTATTGCCCGTGCTTACCGAGCATCTTTACAAAAACTCGACTTAACCTACCCTCAATATGTGGTGATGATGGCACTTTGGGAGAAAGATGAAATCAGCATTGCTGAGTTACTAGAGAAAACCGCCATCGATGGCGGTGCTATGACACAAATATTAAAGAAAATGACTGACAAAGCCCTGCTTTCAATCGTTAAAGACGAAAAAGATAAGCGCAAACGAGTGGTAAAACTACAAAGTAGGGGTCAAGATCTGCAACATCAAGCTGCCACAATTCCTGAGCAGATCCGCTGTAAATTTCCAAGTATCGACGAGCAAAAAGCACAAGCACTTATTGAGTTACTAGATTCGATCAATGGTGATTTGGCCTAA
- a CDS encoding propionyl-CoA synthetase, which translates to MTTTTYQQAYHTFTQDPEAFWLKEATRLDWHTPPKIGHSQDQEGLSHWFSDGLMNTSYVALDHHVHQGRGEQTALIYDSPVTNTKRKISYRELLSQVSHFAAGLNQLGVSVGDRVVIYMPMVPEAVVAMLACARVGAIHSVVFGGFAPHELAVRIDDAKPKLVISASCGIEIGRTIEYKPMLDEALSLAKHQVEHCVVLQREAYQAQMSSPRDLDWAVVANTPESFDAVPLPSTHPLYILYTSGTTGTPKGVVREQGGHAVALNYSMKTVYGMAPGEVFWAASDIGWVVGHSYIVYGPLIYGCTSVLYEGKPIKTPDAGAFWRVVEEYQVAALFSAPTAFRAIKKEDPSAALLANYNTSSLKALFLAGERLDPATYDWLQSTTKLPVIDHWWQTETGWAIASNPVGIELMPTKAGSATVPTPGYQVEILDVDGSPCEANQQGVVAVKLPLPPGCLTTIWNNTARFKGSYLSQYPGYYLSGDGGYFDEDGYLFIMGRTDDVINVAGHRLSTGEMEEIVAGHNAIAECAVFAGKDELKGQVPIAMVVLKDGVNTTETAIAEEIRSLIREKIGAIACLKTIKVVERLPKTRSGKILRKNLRQLVDGEDIIVPSTIDDPAIIEELQLMWNTCQHHKR; encoded by the coding sequence ATGACAACAACAACCTATCAACAGGCGTACCACACATTTACCCAAGACCCAGAGGCGTTTTGGCTTAAAGAAGCGACACGGCTTGATTGGCACACGCCACCAAAAATCGGACATAGCCAAGACCAAGAGGGGTTGAGTCATTGGTTTAGCGATGGTTTGATGAATACCAGTTATGTGGCACTCGACCATCATGTACACCAAGGGAGAGGGGAGCAAACAGCACTAATTTATGACTCGCCGGTGACGAATACCAAACGCAAAATTAGCTATCGCGAGTTGCTCTCTCAAGTGAGCCATTTTGCGGCAGGCTTAAATCAGCTTGGTGTAAGCGTAGGGGATAGAGTCGTAATTTATATGCCCATGGTGCCTGAGGCGGTCGTTGCTATGCTTGCTTGCGCGCGCGTGGGTGCTATTCATTCCGTGGTGTTTGGCGGTTTTGCACCTCATGAGCTTGCGGTGAGAATAGATGATGCTAAACCAAAGCTAGTGATCAGTGCTTCTTGCGGAATTGAAATAGGCCGCACTATTGAATACAAGCCTATGCTGGATGAGGCTTTGTCGCTGGCAAAGCATCAAGTTGAACATTGCGTTGTGTTACAGCGTGAAGCATACCAAGCGCAGATGTCATCGCCAAGAGACTTAGACTGGGCGGTGGTGGCAAACACGCCAGAATCCTTTGATGCCGTGCCGCTACCAAGCACGCATCCGCTTTATATTTTGTATACCTCTGGCACCACAGGTACACCCAAAGGAGTAGTACGAGAGCAGGGCGGTCATGCTGTGGCATTAAACTACAGTATGAAAACCGTTTACGGCATGGCGCCCGGCGAAGTATTTTGGGCAGCATCTGACATTGGTTGGGTTGTGGGCCATTCTTATATTGTTTATGGCCCACTGATTTATGGTTGCACTAGCGTATTATACGAAGGTAAACCGATTAAAACCCCAGATGCAGGGGCGTTTTGGCGAGTGGTAGAAGAATACCAAGTGGCTGCACTTTTTAGTGCACCTACGGCATTTCGTGCCATTAAAAAAGAAGATCCGAGCGCTGCGCTCTTGGCTAACTACAACACAAGCAGTCTAAAAGCGCTATTTTTAGCTGGTGAACGACTTGACCCTGCTACCTACGATTGGCTACAGTCCACCACAAAGCTGCCGGTAATTGACCACTGGTGGCAAACCGAAACGGGTTGGGCAATTGCATCTAACCCAGTTGGAATTGAATTGATGCCAACAAAGGCGGGCAGTGCCACTGTTCCCACACCGGGCTATCAAGTCGAGATCCTTGATGTGGACGGCAGTCCTTGCGAGGCCAATCAACAAGGTGTTGTTGCGGTGAAATTACCACTCCCTCCCGGTTGTTTAACCACTATTTGGAATAACACGGCGCGCTTTAAAGGCAGTTACTTATCACAATACCCCGGCTATTACCTCTCTGGCGATGGCGGGTATTTTGATGAAGACGGCTACCTGTTTATTATGGGCCGCACCGATGACGTAATAAACGTAGCCGGGCATAGACTGTCAACCGGTGAAATGGAAGAGATCGTCGCAGGCCACAATGCAATTGCAGAATGCGCCGTGTTTGCCGGTAAAGACGAGCTAAAAGGCCAAGTGCCTATTGCCATGGTGGTACTGAAAGATGGCGTAAACACCACAGAAACGGCCATTGCAGAGGAAATAAGAAGCCTGATCCGCGAAAAAATCGGTGCGATTGCCTGTCTTAAAACCATTAAAGTGGTTGAGCGCTTACCCAAAACCCGTTCAGGTAAAATACTCAGAAAGAACCTACGCCAGCTGGTGGACGGTGAAGACATCATCGTGCCATCTACCATTGACGACCCCGCCATTATTGAAGAGTTACAGCTAATGTGGAATACATGCCAACACCATAAGAGATAA
- a CDS encoding LysR family transcriptional regulator, protein MIDQIDPQWLNSFHCVYECLSFKQAAEFLDIPTSNVSRHIALLEEKLDARLLERTTRRISVTEAGEQLYVSTKPLIDSLSDALQEVNKHASTPMGHLRIVMPDIPILGQAVVTFCAAHPLISISCDTSLSPRENLLDGFDVVLYFHRGKLEDSNWVVKELARLPSVVVAAPSLLEKHTSPYRLADLQSLPCISTLTAVNGTPWIFTNNERRLTTVNVKSNFRVNSGFIAKSAALSGVGFAILPLNSCKAEIESGALVPLKLEQQPEDLVLYAFYAGRKHLAKKISAFLAHLERALQ, encoded by the coding sequence ATGATTGATCAGATTGACCCTCAGTGGCTTAACAGTTTCCACTGTGTTTATGAATGCTTAAGCTTCAAACAAGCGGCAGAGTTTCTGGATATACCAACCTCCAACGTAAGTCGTCATATTGCACTACTTGAAGAAAAGCTTGATGCAAGATTGTTGGAACGAACGACAAGGCGGATCTCAGTGACAGAAGCGGGTGAGCAGCTTTATGTGAGTACAAAGCCGTTAATCGATTCGCTGTCGGATGCGTTACAAGAAGTAAATAAACATGCCTCTACGCCAATGGGGCATTTGCGTATAGTGATGCCCGACATCCCCATTCTTGGTCAAGCAGTGGTAACCTTTTGCGCTGCACATCCATTAATTTCAATAAGTTGTGATACCAGCCTGAGTCCAAGAGAAAATCTCTTAGATGGCTTTGATGTCGTGCTTTACTTTCATCGTGGCAAGCTTGAGGATAGCAATTGGGTGGTTAAAGAGCTGGCTCGATTACCAAGCGTCGTAGTGGCAGCACCCAGCTTGCTAGAAAAGCATACTTCGCCGTATAGATTAGCAGATTTACAATCTCTACCTTGTATTTCAACCCTTACCGCAGTAAACGGTACACCTTGGATATTTACTAACAATGAAAGAAGATTAACGACGGTGAATGTTAAATCAAACTTTAGGGTAAACAGTGGGTTTATAGCTAAGTCTGCCGCGCTTTCAGGGGTTGGATTTGCTATCTTGCCACTGAACTCCTGTAAAGCAGAAATTGAGTCAGGCGCGCTGGTACCACTTAAATTAGAGCAGCAACCGGAAGACCTTGTACTTTATGCGTTCTATGCTGGCCGTAAACATCTGGCCAAAAAAATATCAGCGTTTTTGGCACATTTAGAACGCGCGCTACAATGA
- a CDS encoding aldehyde dehydrogenase (NADP(+)): MNLSGKSYINGAWQAAQTATTFYAFCPATNEPLTQAFFNASEAQVEEAVNAAEQAFKAYRKTSMTARAEFLETIAQEILALGDELITTTMAETNLPRARLEGERGRTVNQLNAFAAALRDNLAELCLAKEEQADPNRTPLPKPKTQLKHIPIGVVAVFGASNFPYAFSTLGGDTAAALAAGCPVVYKGHPAHPATCELMTKAIAAAISKCDMPSGVFSMLQAKAYDVAHRLVKAEPIKAVGFTGSFGVAKALQGTIAKRDEPIPLYGELGSVNPQIVLPEKIQSQGAELGAQFVQSLLMGNGQFCTSPGIWLVPSNHSQTFIETAKQNISAAPSDTLLTPGILKAYQNSTAALKAHPQVTLLSAGEQAQPFHANAHLFSTDSKSFVSDERLKEEVFGPSALVVSYDDLAQLEDLIADLDGQLTASIHGTDSDLHQAEDIIEALQYRVGRLIYGQMPTGVEVCATMNHGGPFPSSTDVRSTSVGLEALKRFVRPICIQS; encoded by the coding sequence ATGAATTTATCAGGAAAGAGCTACATTAACGGTGCGTGGCAAGCCGCACAAACGGCAACAACGTTTTACGCGTTTTGCCCAGCAACCAATGAGCCGCTGACGCAAGCATTTTTTAACGCTAGTGAAGCACAAGTAGAGGAAGCTGTTAATGCGGCAGAGCAGGCTTTTAAGGCTTATCGTAAAACGTCGATGACTGCTCGAGCAGAGTTTTTAGAAACCATAGCCCAAGAAATTCTTGCCTTAGGTGATGAGCTAATAACCACAACAATGGCAGAAACTAACCTGCCAAGGGCAAGACTCGAGGGCGAGCGTGGCCGCACGGTAAACCAATTAAACGCATTTGCTGCAGCGCTGAGAGATAACCTAGCTGAGCTTTGCCTTGCTAAGGAAGAGCAAGCGGACCCAAATCGCACGCCGCTGCCTAAGCCAAAAACACAGCTTAAGCATATTCCTATTGGCGTTGTTGCGGTGTTTGGTGCATCAAACTTCCCTTACGCTTTCTCAACGCTTGGAGGCGATACTGCAGCTGCGTTAGCCGCTGGTTGCCCCGTGGTGTATAAAGGTCACCCAGCACATCCGGCAACGTGTGAGCTAATGACCAAGGCCATTGCTGCAGCAATAAGCAAATGTGATATGCCAAGCGGGGTGTTTTCAATGCTGCAAGCGAAAGCGTACGATGTCGCGCATCGGCTGGTTAAAGCTGAGCCTATCAAAGCGGTTGGATTTACGGGCTCCTTTGGCGTCGCAAAAGCATTGCAGGGCACTATAGCGAAGCGCGATGAACCTATCCCGCTTTACGGTGAGCTTGGCAGCGTAAACCCGCAAATTGTCTTACCTGAAAAAATACAGTCGCAAGGCGCAGAGCTTGGTGCACAATTTGTCCAGTCTTTACTTATGGGCAATGGTCAATTTTGTACTAGCCCCGGTATTTGGTTGGTGCCAAGCAATCATTCACAAACATTTATCGAGACAGCTAAGCAAAATATTAGCGCAGCACCTTCCGATACCTTATTAACCCCTGGCATTTTAAAAGCTTATCAAAACAGCACTGCGGCGCTAAAAGCACACCCTCAAGTAACGTTGTTGAGCGCTGGTGAGCAAGCACAGCCGTTTCACGCCAACGCGCACTTGTTTTCAACGGATAGCAAAAGTTTTGTATCTGACGAGAGGCTTAAAGAAGAAGTCTTTGGGCCAAGTGCTTTAGTGGTGAGCTATGACGACTTAGCGCAGCTTGAGGACTTAATCGCAGACTTAGATGGGCAGCTCACCGCCAGTATTCATGGCACTGATTCTGACTTACATCAAGCCGAAGACATCATAGAGGCGTTACAATACCGCGTAGGTCGATTGATTTATGGGCAAATGCCAACGGGCGTTGAAGTGTGTGCCACCATGAACCATGGCGGGCCGTTCCCGTCATCAACTGATGTACGTTCAACGTCGGTAGGGTTAGAAGCGCTAAAACGATTCGTAAGACCAATTTGTATACAAAGTTAA
- a CDS encoding organic hydroperoxide resistance protein, with the protein MKELQSIAYTAKATATGGREGVAKSDDGRLDVALSTPKGLGGDDGQGTNPEQLFAAGYAACFIGALKLVAGKAKVKLPEDTHINSEVSIGPIEGGFGIAVKLAVSVGDLDKDTAQSLVEKAHEVCPYSNATRGNIAVELSVI; encoded by the coding sequence ATGAAAGAACTACAAAGTATTGCATATACGGCGAAAGCCACTGCCACAGGTGGCCGAGAAGGTGTGGCAAAGTCTGACGATGGTCGTCTTGATGTTGCGCTTTCGACACCGAAAGGCTTAGGTGGGGATGATGGGCAAGGGACTAATCCGGAGCAATTGTTTGCAGCAGGTTATGCGGCGTGTTTTATTGGCGCATTAAAATTGGTGGCAGGCAAAGCAAAGGTCAAGTTGCCAGAAGACACACATATTAACTCTGAAGTGTCTATAGGGCCAATTGAGGGTGGCTTCGGGATAGCGGTGAAATTGGCGGTATCAGTTGGTGACTTAGACAAAGACACGGCGCAGTCACTCGTTGAAAAAGCTCACGAAGTTTGCCCATATTCAAATGCTACTCGTGGCAACATTGCGGTTGAGCTTTCAGTTATTTAA
- a CDS encoding GntR family transcriptional regulator: protein MAIVHKTRTQLVAEAIREKILTGEIKAGEPLRQAALADELNVSRIPVREALLQLEAEGLVNFEAHKGATVTRLSAEQIDEIFDLRALLEAELLCHSIDKLTARDLLEAEAILAELEEAMAAGDTQLATGKLNAEFHSKLYSKAQRPQTRELVDVYSKNSERYVRMHILLAGGIKTAPDEHRQLLELCRDKNTKGACDFLKKHITGAKDDIKALLLKLESEQ, encoded by the coding sequence ATGGCGATTGTACATAAAACTCGAACTCAATTAGTTGCTGAAGCAATTCGTGAAAAAATCCTCACAGGCGAAATCAAAGCGGGCGAGCCGCTGAGGCAAGCCGCGCTGGCAGATGAGTTAAATGTAAGTCGTATTCCCGTTAGAGAAGCACTGCTGCAACTAGAAGCCGAAGGCTTAGTTAACTTCGAAGCGCACAAAGGCGCGACGGTCACACGTTTAAGCGCTGAGCAAATCGACGAAATTTTTGACCTACGCGCATTGTTGGAAGCCGAGCTTTTATGCCATTCAATCGATAAGTTAACGGCGCGCGACTTGCTAGAAGCTGAAGCCATCTTAGCCGAGCTTGAAGAAGCAATGGCTGCTGGCGATACACAACTGGCAACTGGCAAGCTTAACGCCGAATTTCACAGCAAACTCTACAGCAAAGCACAGCGCCCACAGACTCGTGAGCTGGTGGATGTGTACAGTAAAAATTCCGAGCGTTATGTGCGCATGCATATCCTACTTGCAGGTGGCATTAAAACCGCACCAGATGAACACCGCCAGCTATTGGAATTGTGCCGCGATAAAAATACCAAAGGGGCATGTGACTTTTTGAAAAAACATATTACTGGCGCAAAAGATGATATCAAAGCATTGCTGCTTAAGCTTGAAAGCGAGCAGTAG
- a CDS encoding MFS transporter, which yields MFSASMTTLASPKAKFGLCFVIHFLVAFDALIIVPFSADMALSSGTNPSNSGLLVSAYAIAAAFTCLCVRGTGNLSKEKYKVFIFLSATTLLTLLTSALESFYTLLFVRALTGIGGGALVVLNLNLVIQLSHENDKKKDTAILLSAFPLALAIGIPALLFITANQGWQLGFMILGSGLAITVLLFTFIFLSNIKQASQSSDSNPMPSNTFNPTKTLKYALFIAFFVVLSTFAISTQFPVMLITNLNISSSMLSASYLFSGVCSFVAVQLYARSKLNNHTTSYLIYFLSGLMILAALFGFTISSVIFAAGLFTLFVIASATRSMILVTELITSLHAEERSTFISLQNAIQHFAIASGGTIASLLVTPRENHTLNFNVLIVVSALLIVITVAMWRNFQRKRF from the coding sequence ATGTTTTCAGCTTCAATGACCACCTTAGCAAGCCCAAAAGCAAAATTTGGGTTATGTTTTGTCATCCACTTTTTAGTCGCGTTCGATGCATTAATCATTGTACCCTTTAGCGCGGATATGGCGCTAAGCTCAGGTACCAACCCATCAAATTCGGGACTACTCGTTTCAGCTTATGCAATTGCCGCTGCTTTCACTTGTTTATGTGTGCGCGGTACAGGCAACCTTTCAAAGGAGAAATACAAAGTCTTTATTTTTCTGTCAGCAACCACATTGTTAACCTTGCTTACTTCAGCACTCGAGAGTTTTTATACCCTGCTTTTCGTACGTGCATTGACTGGTATTGGTGGCGGCGCACTGGTAGTACTCAATCTCAACTTGGTGATTCAGCTAAGCCATGAAAACGACAAGAAAAAAGACACCGCGATACTGTTGAGTGCTTTTCCACTCGCCTTGGCAATTGGGATCCCTGCGCTATTATTTATCACAGCAAATCAAGGCTGGCAGTTGGGGTTCATGATACTGGGAAGTGGCTTAGCCATTACAGTGCTATTATTTACATTTATATTTCTCTCAAACATAAAGCAAGCTTCGCAAAGCAGCGATAGCAACCCAATGCCAAGCAACACATTTAACCCGACCAAAACCCTTAAATACGCGCTATTCATCGCATTTTTTGTGGTGCTAAGTACATTTGCAATTTCAACTCAATTTCCGGTGATGCTAATTACCAACTTAAACATCTCAAGCTCGATGCTAAGCGCGAGCTATTTGTTTAGTGGTGTGTGTTCGTTTGTTGCGGTTCAGCTATACGCTCGAAGTAAGCTAAACAATCACACAACCTCATACTTAATTTACTTTCTTAGTGGCTTGATGATATTGGCAGCCTTGTTTGGTTTTACGATAAGTTCAGTTATTTTTGCAGCCGGACTTTTTACCCTGTTTGTGATTGCTAGCGCTACCCGCTCTATGATCTTAGTGACAGAACTTATAACCTCACTTCACGCAGAAGAGCGCAGTACCTTTATCAGTCTGCAAAATGCGATACAGCACTTTGCGATAGCCTCTGGCGGCACTATTGCAAGTTTGCTAGTCACGCCCCGCGAAAACCACACACTTAATTTTAATGTCTTGATTGTAGTTTCAGCTCTATTAATAGTTATAACAGTTGCTATGTGGAGAAACTTTCAAAGAAAGCGCTTTTAA
- a CDS encoding 4-hydroxyproline epimerase, producing the protein MILGTYYCIDGHTCGNPVRLVTSGHPPLLGESMSEKRQHFLRDYDWIRRALMFEPRGHDMMSGAFLYPPTTADGDVAILFIETSGCLPMCGHGTIGTVTFGLESGLITPKEHGVLKLDTPAGRVNAYYEMKADKVTWVKLYNVPAFLAYQAVPVHVDGLGELIVDIAYGGNFYIIVEPQSLFAGVDQSCAAKLLAWSPKVRAAVNAQINPIHPEDSSVCGASHVLWTGKPQHPDSHAANAVFYGDKAIDRSPCGTGTSARMAQLFAKGLLKDGRTFVHESIIGSQFIGKVEGTTEVAGKVAILPSIQGWARQTGSNCITVDDEDPYAFGFQVL; encoded by the coding sequence ATGATTTTAGGCACCTACTATTGTATAGATGGCCACACCTGTGGCAATCCCGTGCGCTTGGTCACGAGTGGTCATCCACCGCTTTTGGGCGAGAGCATGAGTGAAAAGCGCCAACATTTTTTACGCGACTACGATTGGATAAGGCGCGCACTGATGTTTGAGCCCAGGGGCCATGACATGATGTCGGGTGCCTTTTTATATCCACCGACCACTGCTGATGGGGATGTGGCAATCCTATTTATCGAAACTTCTGGGTGCTTGCCGATGTGTGGGCACGGCACTATCGGGACAGTCACTTTTGGCCTTGAAAGCGGCCTTATAACTCCAAAGGAACATGGTGTACTCAAGCTTGACACCCCTGCGGGGCGCGTGAATGCCTATTATGAGATGAAGGCAGATAAAGTGACTTGGGTAAAGCTCTACAATGTGCCGGCATTTTTGGCGTACCAAGCGGTGCCTGTCCATGTTGATGGGCTAGGGGAGCTCATCGTTGATATTGCCTACGGCGGTAACTTTTACATTATTGTTGAGCCTCAAAGTCTATTTGCTGGTGTGGATCAAAGCTGCGCTGCTAAATTATTGGCATGGAGCCCCAAAGTGCGTGCGGCAGTTAACGCGCAAATAAATCCAATTCATCCCGAAGATTCTTCTGTATGTGGCGCCTCCCATGTGTTATGGACAGGCAAGCCACAACATCCAGATAGTCATGCTGCAAACGCGGTATTTTATGGCGATAAAGCGATTGATAGATCGCCTTGTGGCACCGGCACAAGTGCACGCATGGCACAGCTGTTTGCAAAAGGACTGCTAAAAGATGGCCGCACTTTTGTTCACGAGAGCATCATAGGCAGCCAATTTATCGGTAAGGTCGAAGGCACAACTGAAGTCGCGGGAAAAGTTGCAATTTTGCCAAGTATTCAAGGTTGGGCACGTCAAACGGGGAGTAATTGTATCACTGTAGATGACGAAGATCCGTATGCATTTGGTTTTCAGGTGCTCTAG
- the sbcB gene encoding exodeoxyribonuclease I, with amino-acid sequence MTNTNQSDTPNNAQNIPTIFWHDYESWGATPQKDRPSQFAGIRTDLDLNIIGEPLIEYCQPAPDYLPHPQACLVTGITPQLALKKGLTEAEFMARIHTEFAKPQTCVAGYNSIRFDDELTRYSLYRNFYDPYEREWQNGNSRWDIIDLVRACYALRPEGIEWPTREDGNPSFKLEHLTVANGIEHGAAHDALSDVTATIALAKLIKTKQPKLYEFYFNHRHKKAVSSLIDVFNMQPLVHVSSMFPAQQGCTTWIAPMSFHPVNSNAVICFDLTQSPEVLNDLDVEALKQRLYTKRSELGDDELPVGLKLVHINKCPLVAPAKTLLPENAARLGIDREQCLENLKYLKARPELRDKVAEVFSDEKGFDKPSNPDYQLYNGFTSKADKAKFAIIRNASPEELATIELDFEDSKFNTLLFRYRARNWPQSLSPVELDKWRKYCQNKLMHNEDNPSISAEDFMLELENLVAENEGNEHNMQILKALYHYAQSL; translated from the coding sequence ATGACAAATACAAACCAATCAGATACACCGAATAATGCCCAGAACATCCCAACTATTTTCTGGCACGACTACGAGAGTTGGGGTGCGACGCCGCAAAAAGACAGGCCAAGCCAATTTGCTGGGATCAGAACGGATCTGGACCTCAATATTATTGGTGAGCCACTGATTGAGTATTGTCAACCAGCACCTGACTATCTCCCGCATCCTCAAGCCTGTTTGGTCACTGGGATCACACCACAGTTAGCACTAAAAAAAGGCCTGACCGAGGCTGAGTTTATGGCAAGGATCCACACTGAATTTGCAAAGCCACAAACCTGCGTTGCTGGATATAACAGTATTCGGTTTGACGATGAGCTAACCCGTTATAGCCTTTATCGTAACTTTTATGACCCCTATGAGCGTGAATGGCAAAATGGCAATAGCCGTTGGGACATCATAGATCTGGTAAGAGCCTGTTATGCGCTTCGCCCAGAAGGAATAGAATGGCCAACCAGAGAAGATGGCAATCCGAGTTTTAAACTGGAACACTTAACCGTCGCCAATGGCATTGAGCACGGCGCCGCGCACGATGCATTGAGTGATGTTACCGCAACGATCGCGCTGGCTAAACTGATTAAAACCAAACAGCCAAAACTGTATGAGTTCTACTTTAATCACAGACATAAAAAAGCGGTATCGAGCCTAATCGACGTTTTCAATATGCAGCCTTTGGTGCACGTTTCTTCTATGTTTCCGGCACAACAAGGTTGCACCACTTGGATTGCGCCGATGAGTTTTCACCCGGTCAATAGCAATGCCGTGATCTGCTTTGACTTAACACAGTCGCCAGAGGTATTGAATGACCTTGACGTTGAGGCGCTCAAACAACGGCTTTATACAAAACGCAGCGAATTGGGTGATGATGAGTTACCAGTTGGATTAAAACTAGTACATATCAATAAATGCCCGTTGGTTGCGCCCGCTAAAACCCTCTTGCCCGAAAACGCAGCGAGGCTTGGAATTGACCGCGAGCAATGCCTTGAAAACTTAAAGTACCTTAAAGCACGTCCAGAGCTAAGGGATAAGGTTGCAGAAGTCTTTAGCGATGAAAAGGGATTCGATAAACCAAGCAATCCGGATTATCAACTCTACAACGGTTTCACCAGTAAGGCCGATAAAGCCAAATTTGCAATCATTCGCAATGCATCGCCTGAAGAGTTGGCAACCATTGAACTGGATTTTGAAGACAGTAAATTTAACACGTTGCTGTTTCGCTATCGAGCAAGAAACTGGCCGCAGTCGCTCTCACCTGTAGAGCTTGATAAATGGCGTAAATACTGCCAAAACAAGTTGATGCATAATGAAGATAACCCTTCAATTTCAGCCGAAGATTTTATGCTAGAGCTTGAAAATTTAGTCGCAGAGAATGAAGGTAATGAGCACAATATGCAGATCTTAAAAGCGCTTTATCATTACGCTCAAAGTTTGTAG